Part of the Henckelia pumila isolate YLH828 chromosome 2, ASM3356847v2, whole genome shotgun sequence genome is shown below.
GGCCCGTTCTCTGTTGTGATTGGCATTGGAACAAGCCATAGAATATTTACATGGTTGCTACTGATTGGAAATGAACACTGAAATACTTGAATTTTCAAGCTCATGTTCATCAGTGTCTGCGTTATTCTCTAATCTTTCCCGCTGATCcttcattttattttagaaacaTAACATAAGAAAATCATTTACTTTGCTTATTATTGAAGAAATTATTAACCAGCAGGTTAATGTCTTCTCagttttatttgcttttattttatattctccATTACTTCTCTTTCTTAAAACATTGGTTAAATTCACTTTGATCGTAGATTCATTAATAGGTAAACTTCATGATGCTTTTCTGCCTTTCTGATATTGTATCTTTCTTCATGTATAGGTCCATGGTTTGTCAAGTTCAGGATTTTAGTGTGCAAAATGTGCAAGTTGAAAAGGTGAAGCATTTTAGTCTTACATTTGTGCATGCAGATTTCATTTTCTGTTTTTCTACATGCCAGGAACTGTTACCCATAACTTCCCCATAATTATTTGTCTTGTAAGTGATCTACAAAAATTGCTGCTGGTATTTTCTGAAGAGGCCTTTACGTTGTGCCGTGGCTACTTGCTTCTCTCTGATAACTTCAATAATGTGGTTTAAGGGAAGTGGGAAGACAATCTGTCTTTAACTCAAAGGCTTCGGTAGTGAATATGCCCTTTGCTGTACCTGTAGTTTCCTATCTATAAGAAATCATCGCTTCTTCTAGCTTGCTTCCATGCTTTTCTTTTGTTCTTCATTTTCAGTTCCTGATTAGTTGCCCTTCATTTTCTTTGTAGCAGTATGTGTGCTATTGGTGTAAGTAAAATGTCATTTCTGGATTTAAAACTGATGTTATTTGTTATAGTGCTTCCAAATTTGATTTCCACTTTCACATTTACTCAAACTTTCTATTTAGTCAGCATACTTTTGGAATGTAAAATATTGCAGGCTTGGAAGGTACTTTCCGGCCTACAGTTGAATTCCAGAAACTACATAAAACCTGGAAAAACTCTTCCTTTATCCGAACGTACCGATGTCACCTCAAGGAGGGCTACCCAGCAATTGTCACTTGACTCGAAAAGCAAGTTTTCTGGTACTGTACGAATGCATCAAAGCATAAGTGAATCCCATGCCCAAACCAGCAAGGTTGATGAAGACAGACAGGCTGTGATGCAGAGTGGTTCATACTCAACGAGTGATAGATTTCAAGCGCAGACCATCAATGGAGTTGCCTGTAAATCTGCTGCTTATACAAGAGCAACAGTTGGGTCCAAGTCAATATATTCCGAAGGCATCGTTGATGATCATGTACTTGAGGTAATTTTCGAGAAAGGTTCAAATGATGATGGAAAAATAGGCCAACAATGTTATAGTTTCAAACTGATAAACGGGACTACTTTATGCTACTCAATCAGTATTTCTTTTATTGTAATTACCAAGTTAAGTTATTAATGCATTTGTTCCATGGTTTTACCATATTTCTTCAGAATATTGATGTGGACCAAATAGTTATGAATCATTTTCAGTCAAGTTCGACTCCTCAGCCAACAATTTCGAAACTTCCTCCATTTACTCCTGCTGTACTTGAGGAAAAAAATTTACCACCTGAGCTGTGCTTGAATTGCAGCCACAATATCAAGGTAGATTCTCGATTAACCTATTTTTCGGTGATGAATAGATATCAGATACTACCCAATCTTATGGTGGACGCCTGAAACTGGTGCAGCTAGGACTTTGTACCGAAGCTTCAAACCACCTACAAGAAATGAAGGATTCTCTGATTAACATATCAAATGATCTAATAGACAATATTGATGAGATGAGTTCGGAGAAGGTGGAGAAGCTTCGTCTACAAAGGTTTGCTTACTTTTGTCAATAAGTCCCTCTGCTTCCATGATCTAATATTTTAATtggttattattgttattattattctttTGAATtctattggttttttttttaaaagaaggaAAATATGCTGACATATGTGAAAGAATTGTGCCATCTGTTTGTAAGGCTACCATGTCAGaatgattttgattttataaTCCAGTAATCCACCTTTTATTTCTTCCTGATAATTGCCTCATATAACTTAACAACTTATATAAATAGCCTGAAACATTGGATGTTTTCATGTTACTGTTAGGCAGCAGCTTAATAAACAAATTCAGCAGCTCGAGAAATATCTACGCTCTACATCAGTTAATGAGGAGAGAATGCTGCCAAACTTTTCTGCATTTACAGCAACCAATATGGCTTTCCAGTATGAAACCCCTTCAACAGTTCCGTTCAGAATTGACCCCAAGAGGCTTGATTCAGAGTTTCAAGTAAATAACGAGCCAGATGGAATTGATAGATGGGGTTCGTCATTTTCTTATTCGACGGACAGAGTTGGGATTTCAGCAGCCTCGGTGGGGAGAGAGCCATATGTCCCTAAGTATGTTGAAGTAAACTACATTGAGGGTTCAACTGACAAAAAGTGGAGTAGTCGGGATTTTTCTTGGACAAGGGAACTAGAGGTATGCCTCAGGTTTAACCTTCCAGTAACAGATCCTGCTGAGTGTTCTGATATGTTATGTTTTTTCCTGTTGTCAGGCCAACAACAAAAGAGTGTTTGGAAATCACTCCTTCCGTCCCAACCAGAGAGAGGTGATCAATGCTACAATGAGTGGATATGATGTATTTGTTTTAATGCCAACTGGAGGAGGAAAAAGCCTAACTTATCAGGTGAACTAAAATTAGTCTCGTCATCTTTTTTTGCTAAATTTTGTCCGGCTTCAATGGAATCCGTGCAGAGAATAGGATATGATTGATCAACGTTCATATTTTTCAGTTACATCAATTGTTAAGATTTTGAATGAGGAAACTTGGAAATGCCTTTACTGGTATTTCTTATCTTTGTCATTTATTATTATGTTTAGCAGATTTTACTACTCAGAACAATTTTCAATGctaaaatttcagattttcatGAAATGTCTCTCTGAAGATTATATTCTTTGTGGTTTCTTTGATCAAAATAACAAATATCTAGAAGACTCACATTTTCAGGAATCACACTTTGTCTACTGTAGTTTAATAGGCATACCTTCACTTTTCTGGAAAGAAATGCATTCTACTCATCTTAAAATGTTAAAAGCAATATTTTATCTTGATTGTACAGAAATGCTTCTTTATAAGCCACAATAATTCTGTCTCCTGTAAGAACCACAATTGTGACCCCCCTATCCCACATGGGAAAAATCAaggatttaaaatgagtttaaaatgggctacaatggacttttatagcaacttgggttaatcattttcgtaaagcgaggacgaatacgaagtagttgctataggggtCCATTGTGCAGTCGCGCTTGCGCAGGCCTGGGCCCGGGGCATGACAACAATATCTTATCAAAGTATCAACAGAGGAATCGGTAATTCGAAGGAGAGAACTGAAATATAATTGCATAAAAATGAGACCAACTTCCTAGAGGTGAACCTCTGTACAAAAAGACACTCTCTTTTCCCTGGCTGTTGCTAGTAAATGAATGCACAAAATGAATAACAGAACGTATGTTTCCCCATTTCCTTCACATTTTATTTCCCCTTTCTCACATGGGCCTTTTCCTAATCCTTCTAAAAAACTCTTGATGATGTTGAATATCCAGGCCCAATTTGTTTTGGCCTGCAACAACCTTAGAAGTTGCTTTCGTGCTAATATTCGTTAAAATTACATGTTATTAAATAAAACGTGGACAAGTAGTGCTGAATgtcatatgtatatatatttttgcacTCTCTAATCGATTATTGAATTTATGGATAATTTCTGTAGACTGTAACTTTTATTTTACCAGCGATTCAAACTGGATGTTATGTTTCTTGTTGGAGTTCATGCTGTACCCTGTAAACTGACATTTGACGTGGTCTCTGAATGCTGCTTTCTTGTAGCTCCCAGCTCTCATTTGTCCAGGGATAACTTTGGTCATTTCACCCCTTGTTTCTCTCATTCAAGATCAAATAATGCACCTGCTACAGGTAATTTTTCCACGATACTTATTGGCTTAAGCCTTTTTGCATTGTAAACTTTGAGAAATTCCGGTTAACAGAATTATTCCTATCAAACTTCAACTAGGCAAATATACCTGCAGCTTATCTAAATGCCAACATGGATTGGTCTGAGCAGCAGGAGATTCTCAGAGAACTTAATTCGGATTACTGCAAGTACAAGCTGTTGTATGTCACCCCAGAGAAAGTGGCCAAGTGAGTAAAGTTTCCTAGATTCCAaagttttatattgaaatacaCACATAATTATTTATGGCCACCATTCTGAAAGTTGTAATTTAGCTGTAAGGTGGCCTGCGTCTATTAATGTTCTTGTGTAAAATTCCTTAAAAAAGACTGAAAGAGTGCTGTTGTCTCAGGGATTTGAACCTTTTGATTTACTATTGTCTTGATTCAACTCAAAGGTGTATCAAGACATATGCCAGCGGCAATCTTTTTGTTTTAAGATGTGTTATTATTTATGGCCACCATTCTGGAAGTTGTAATTTAGCTGTAAGGTGGCCTGTGTCAGTGTGTCTATTAATGTTCTTGTGTAAAATTCCTTAAAAAAGACTAAAAGCGTGCCGTTGTCTCAGGGATTTGAACCTTTTGATGTACTATTGTCTTAATTCAACTCAAAGGTGCTATCAAGACATATGCCCACGGCAATCTTTCTGTTTTAAGATGTGTGTTTGTGACTTGTCAAATTTTGGGACTTTTAGGTCCAAGTCCAGTTTGTCtgctatcatttcttatttgtGCCAGGTATAGAGTCTATAGACTCATTAAGCCTTAGTGCATTAAGAGTCTCTATTGACTTAGAAATGGATTCAATCTTGACATAAACTTGCATTATCTGTTGTTCTGCTTCAGTCCTTACCACCAAGTTAGAGCCACACGGTCTTCATTCTTGTCTTCTTCTGAGAATGTGCATAACTGCAtattagataaaaaaaattatgttgataTTGATGTTCTAGGTGTCTGTAATTCATACATCTACAAATTCATTTCTCTGTGCACCCATGGTTATAGATCATAGTGCACGATACTAATGTTGGATTGAACTCTATCAGCTTCACTTTTATTCGGGTTTCAAGCAAACCAGTGGCTTGTGTAAAAGTCTGTTTGAAATTCGAAAGTTGACAAAAGTGCATGTCtatgcatttttttatttttccactCATATGTATAGACATAATTTTATCTACACTGCTGTGCACCTCCTTTGGTATTATAGATGATAAATCACACCGTCAATGTTAGACTAGTTGTCAAGTTTCTTTGGATACAATGCTGTGCTGAAGAGGCCATTAACACATGATTGAATGTGATTATTTCATAATCACTCCTTTATCGAGATAATTAAATACTCAAATACAGATATCTTAATCTTAGAAGATGATACGCTGCgattttatcaaatcaaatgATTGTATTTTAGCTGTTACATTTTGTTTGTAACAATGGGATTTCAGCTGGAAGCCAATtggattttctttttttaattgaGAATAAATTAACTATGCACAAACTGATATCTATCTCAAGGTTGCTAGGTTTATTTAAGAGATTGTATGGTACTAACCGGAATGCATTTCGGAAAATATTTGTGATGGAATTTTTTCGCTCAAAAGTAAATGGACTGGCATGCATGATTCATTTCTGCAGAAGTGATGTCCTGCTGCGCCACTTAGAAAGCCTTCATGCTCGTGATTCTCTTGCTCGGATTGTCATCGATGAAGCTCATTGTGTTAGCCAGTGGGGACATGATTTTAGACCCGATTACCAGGTTTGTTATGTTCAATTTGCTTTAATGATTTGAATATTTGAACTCTTATTTGGTTTGACTgccatttctttgttattagaAGCTGAATAATAATGTGGCAAATATTCTTGCAAACTCGTGTAGTTTTTGTTTCTCAAGGATTGGTTTTATTCCATTTTGTAGGattcagatttttttttcttccagtTTTCACTTTCTTTTGACATGGTTGCAATCATTATAGGTGCTGTCTAATGCTATTTCCAGAAACTCACATTTAATGGTCTTGGTCTAACTCAAAGTATTTGGTTGTATCAATACAGTGTCTCGGCATACTGAAACAGAAATTTCCATCTATACCTGTGCTTGCCTTGACTGCTACCGCCACAATCAGTGTGAAAGAAGATGTTGTGCAGGCTCTTGGTTTAGTTAATTGCATTGTTTTCCGGCAAAGTTTTAACCGCCCAAACTTGCGGTAAGTTTTAAGTTTGATTTATAATACTTGGCATTGTGCTAATGCTGCAAAAAATTGCAGATATTCGGTTGTTCCTAAGACAAAGAAGTGTGTGGAAGATATCGACAAGTTTATCAAGGAGAACCATTTTGATGAATGTGGGATCATTTATTGTCTCTCGAGAATGGATTGTGAAAAAGTTGCTGAAAAGTTACAGGTACATCTCCTTATGTTCATGTGAACTGGGAAGCTGAAACTACGCAGATAAGATGAACCAgtcttttctcttcttttttaaTATGAAATTACCATGATGAAAAAACAGATTCACCCCTGTTTTTTTCGGatcaattatttattatgttaaCGAAGCAAAATAATTTATGTATATCTGCACTCAAACTTCTTGTGTATGAGGTCTTGCTCATGGAATAAATGAACAAAACGATTCTCATtgatcatatattaaaaaacaAGAAAATCCTCATTTATGGATGGTTGCTTCTTTGTCGCAGTTCAAGACATTACTTGAGTCATAGTATGTAAATGGGTATTTATTTGGCACTGTTCTTGATTTAAGCAACCCCCTTCTTTTTTTGGGATAATATAATTTAGATGCATATGCCATTTAATGATGTCTTTTATAGAACCTCAACTCATGTTCAAAGATTCGTTAATTTAATCGCAACATGGAATATAATATCTTAAGCTAATACTTGAACTTCATGTGTCTAAATTAAGGTGTGGCCGTTTACAGTAAGTCATATTTATTGTGTTGATTTGACGAGAATTCCCTTCTAATAGGCTCATCtttttaaagaaaatattaattatgaagatttatttttcaaacatgGCCAATTATTTGATCTATTTTGTTTAGGTATTCATCTCTTTCAGTGAACATCCTAATGGTTCCCCTATAGTCATATGATAAATTTGTATATAAATTACATGAGCACAAATGTTCAAGCTTGCGATTGTAAAAAATAGGCCTGTACAGTTTGCTAGGGAGTAACATCACCTAGTAATATCATTTTAGTATTTTAAACTTGAAATTAACTCTTCTTGATGTGTGTCTTCCAGGAATATGGACATAAAGCGGCTTTTTACCATGGCTCCATGGACACAGATCAGCGTGCTATGACACAGAGACAGTGGAGCAAGGATGAGATTAACATAATATGTGCAACAGTTGCATTTGGGATGGGTATGGTTTGAAATTGTCATGCTGTCTTTGGAGTTTTTTCAGTGACATGTGCTGACACATATATTTTAGGTATCAATAAACCTGATGTCCGGTTTGTCATTCACCATTCCCTTCCGAAATCTATTGAAGGCTACCACCAGGTAGTCTCTTGTAGCATGATGTCCTTCCATGTTTTTATTTACCTATTTTATTGTATATATTGAAAATGTATTCCTTATATGCTTGGATATTGTGTTGTGGCGTGTAGGAGTGTGGTCGTGCCGGAAGAGATGGCCAGCCTTCATCTTGTGTGTTATACTACAGCTATAGTGATTATGTAAGTCATAAGAAAGAGATATCTTTTCTCATTTTGTTTCTCTCTCATGTTTTTAGTTCTTTTCTGGATTTGCTGAATGATTTTCATTTCTTCATGCTTGCGCTGATGCATGGACAACTGCCAACTTTTTGACTTTTTCTGCAGATTCGGGTGAAGCATATGATTACTCAAGGCGTGGTAGAGCAAACTCCCTTTGCACCAGGATATAAACGTGCAAGTACAGCGTCATCAGGGAGGTTATTGGAGACAAACACAGAGAATCTCCTGCGAATGGTATATATTGAATTTTTGTTTGTGATGCACTTAGTATCACTAATTATTAATATCTTTTAGCAATATCGTTTCAGGTTAGCTATTCCGAGAATAATGCTGATTGTCGGCGTCTCCTACAGCTCATTCACTTTGGAGAAAAATTTGATTCTTTAAACTGCCAGAAAACTTGTGATAATTGTTCCAAAAATTTAAGCTGCGTTGAGAAAGATGTCACAGAGGTTGCCAAGCAGCTGGTCaggattttcttatttattattattgccGTGGAATTCTTTCTCATTGTTGTATTTGGTTCTTTATTCCTCAGACGCGCATGTGTTggaaattcatttttttcaCAACATTTAACTGAAAATTGTTGGGTAACATGTTGCATAGGTTGAATTGGTTAAGGCAACAGGACAAAATTTTTCATCGGCCTATATCTTGGAGGTCTACAGAGGTTCCTTAAACCAGTTTGTATGTCCTAATGATAAAAACTTTGTTGATTTTTTCCTTATGTGGCACTTTGTCTAACATTATCCTGATAACCGAACTTAGGTTAAGAAACACAGACATGAAACTCTGAGCCTGCATGGAGCCGGAAAACATTTGGCCAAGGATGAAGCGTCCCGTGTGTTGCGTCATCTTGTGATCGAGGATATTCTGATGGAGGATGTGAAGAAAAGTGATTTATACGGATCTGTATCATCACTATTAAAGGTATAACAGGCCTTGTTTTCAGTGTTCTTAAATATACAAGAGAGCTTCTGTAGAAATCTCATGAGAAGAAGAACGTTCGTCTTCCTCACTCTCTATTGCTTCCTCTCTTGTTTGTTCCGATTCACGCACACAGATTTAGGCATTTGACAGTTACTTATCTAATAGCATCCTTTGAATATTCCCTTTTTTTATCATCAGGTTAATGAATCCAGGGTTTACAATCTCTTTGCTGGTGGTCAGATGATTAAACTAAGGTTCTATCCCTCTGATTCTTAACATAATCATACTTTTCATTTTGTTGTATGAAAATATGCAACGTTCCAAATCAAAAAACAATTAGATAATCTTTTCAAAGAAATGATTCGTTGACATTCTGCTCTGAACATGTTCCCATTGGTTGAGCAATCCATGTTGGATTAATTAGAATTCTTCATGGCGtggcatatttttttttattcaagagCATTGGTTTTGTGGTCGTGTTGACCTCAATATCAGTTTATTGATCACTGTGTTGATTTACGGCACAAAATTTGTATTGCAAATACCCATTTTTCATTGGCCAAGTGTGTGTTCATATAGCAATACTAAGGGGCAAGGATCATTGTCTGCTCGAACAATTTATCGATAAATTTGGTTGGACAGGCAGATCTCTTTCCCTGCTCCTCCATGATCTTGTAATTTATCCTCTTTATAACGACATTGTCTATCATGCAGATTCCCATCTTCTTTTAAACCATTGAAATCAGGTCGATCTGAGGCCACTCCTGCGAAAGGAAATTTGCCATCAGGAAAACAAAGTCCTCCACCAGTAGATATTCCTGCCGAGCCCCACTCTGAAGTTGATTTGGTACTAATAAAATTATACAGTTTTCAATCTAGTTCTTAGGATTCGTCGTTTTTCTATTCCTAATCACCCTTTGGCTTAGGACTTAGATTCATTAACGTATTCGGTGTTGTCTTGTTTCTCCACAGAACCTTTCAGCCAAATTATATTCTGCATTGCGAATGCTGAGAACAGTCCTAGTCAAGGAAGCTGGAGAAGGGGTCATGGCATATCACATTTTTGGGTACACTTCTACGCTGGTGCTCTGTGTCAATAGTTCTCTAGAAGAAACTACTCGACGAGCATAGTACCTGTAACTTGTTTCTTTTGCTGTTGGTTCTTATTCGTAGAAACGCTACGCTGCAGCATATCAGTAAAAGGATTCCAAGAAGCAAAGACGAACTCTTGGAGATTAATGGCATTGGCAAGTAAGTGAAAACCTTCAGATTAGATTTGTCGAAAAAACTTGCAAATATAACCAATGTATCAAATTTCAGAGCAAAAATAACCAAATATGGTGATCGTGTACTGGAAACCATAGAAGCTACCATAAGGGATTTTTACAAGGACAAAAACAGCAGCAGCAGCAATGATAGCACAGATTCAAAGAGGAGAAGGCAGGCCGCTAGAGTTTCAAATACAAATTCAAACGACGATGATTTCTTAGTCGAAAGCACCGGAAGGTCCAAGAAAAGGTTGGTGAAAAAGGTGGATAAGAGTCTGGCTACAAATCTGAACAACAATCTCGAGTGTGGATACCGATACGaagatattgattttgatgatagtTTGTTCGAAGTTGAAGTTGGTGAGATTGATCAGAATAGCGGTGGAAGAGTTCTACCTTCATGGCCAACGACTTGATTAAATCGAGTCCACAACCATTTCTCAGATATTCTTTGGGAGTTGCGTAGTAGAAATGCTTTGTAGTCAGCTTTGTCTATTGCATGAATAGACGGATCCAATTGCAATCTTTGCAATTTAGCAATTTAACATGATTGACATAATATCTGATAAAAGCTACgtccaaattaattaattaagaaataataatgatacTTCACTAGGTAAATAAACAGTATTTACTGTATAATTTCATACATCTTACTATGCATGATGCAGGAATTTtgtatttaaaagaaaaaaagaaatgatGATAACTAATTTGTTGGTTCGAGTTAGTATTTTTAATCAGTGTTTTAAAAACTTGCTTAAGTGACATTCAATTTGTTAAGTTTAATACATTTAAGCTCAATTAAACAATCGTCTTTTAGAATAAGATGTTATTTATGTTTTCgaatgaatatatttatataaatatcgTATAAAGAAATTGTGGACATAAATATAGCATAGTGATGgagaatgattttttttagatttgttggaagttattaattattttaattttaatatcttGATGTGTTTTtaacttgaaattttttcattaatcttaaatttatgaaatttctatctttttatttatggtttgaattaaattaattaaatttatagtaaaaattgaaaatacGTTTTTAACCTTAAGCTTGTAGTAATCTTGCATAAATTTGATCTCTCTTATTCGACGTATTTTTTAGAACCTTGTCTTTTAACAATGCAGATTTATTGACTTAGACGATTGCACTTGGATTGAAGAATTTTAAATTCatgaattttgattttatttaattgttaacaATGAAACGATAGATCAAATCCTAAATCTATACACTACTTATTTACACATTAGTTATATAAACTAGAATACATTTCAAAATAAATCCATTATTGGATGGACTTGAAATCTATCATAACTAAcatgaaatataatataaacattaaaagaataaatttaaaatacatgaATTTGAAATCCATCTATCCAAATACAACCGAGTTTAGCCACCTATAACTCTTGTATTTGGTATTTGTAATTTGTAGATCATGGTACATCgaataatattttatcattatttaagtcatttatatttattatttaatttaatataatatactcaTATGAAGATTTgcattattataaaaaaaaaaaaagaacaagacAAAACAAAGAGTGACGCTGACCTGTAATGGGGAAACGAAAAAGCCAGACGGATATATCCTTATCCTCCAACATTTTAAAAAGAggcattatattatatttatatttatatttatattatatgggACCACTACTCCATATTACGCAACGTGTCGCCACATTTCCTACCTTAGTGGCATATCCGCGGTGAATGGAAAATGTTCTCTGCCGTCTCCCCATAATTCAAAGCACGAAAATCTTGGAAGCAAACGGAAATGGAAAGTAAAAATCTTGACTCCAAAAACTCCCACATGGAAGTTCAGACACACAAGAAAATGGGATTTCAGAATGGGGATGATCTTGACATAGATTTCACTTCTCAAGAAATGGAAATGAAAATGGAGGCATGTGAAAAAAAATCTGGCTGTTGGGTGGAAGAAATgatgcccgaggaagaagaaaaaatgaaagaaaatggaGTTCTGGAGGATTTTCTTGGAGGTTGCAATAGAAATAATATTGCTCCAGTTGATGATGTTTGCCCCATCTGTTTTGATAAATTCAGCGTCCCATGTAGAACAAATTGCGGTCACTGGTTTTGTGGCAAGTTTTCTACcttcttttaattttattctttatcttttgagaaattttggtattttttttgtttgcttTCCTCTCTGTTTTGTTTCTATGGGTGGCCTCCTATTCTTTTGTTGATGTTTTAGATGTGAAGTGCACttagtattttgattatatatctTTATGGGTTTCTAGTAAAGTTAAGATCTAATAGTTTGTTACTGAGGATATCTGGATTTTTTCCACGCAAGTATGCCCATTTTCACCTCAAAATCTGCCTCCTAACAGTGTTTccattttggaaaaaaaaaatattttgttaagtAGAAAGCATCAATCAAGGCCAGGGGGGGAGATTTTGCCGTCACACTTCGATTCTGTGGTGTgaagtttttattttctcttGCTTCTGCATATACTCGTGATGGGCAGAACATGGAACGAGGAATTTTGATAGGGGATGTTTAGTGCTATAGTAAAATCAAAATATAGGTTTTTTCCCTTTGGGAGGGGGCAAACATTGAATTTCTTGATAAATTATGTGTCAAAGTTTAATGTTGTTTACGTGAGCGCCTGTGTCGGTGTGTGTATGGGGAGATTGCAATTGGTAATGTTGTTACTTTCTTGTCGAACCATATGCTTTTGCAGCTGGCTGTATCATGCAATTTTGGATGTATAGATCGTCGATTCAACAGTGTAAATGCCCCTTATGTTGTTGCATAATAAATAACCTGGCACCAGAGACGTCGCAGATCGTTCTTCCTACAGATGATGATGTTGAGGTCCTTAAGAAAGTTCGGCAGTATAATGGGCTCTCCCTTGGTGGAATGCGAGGCCTTTTCCAGGTTAGGATCCATCGCTGAATCCACAGTTATTTTATCTGCTGAGCTATCATTTCTAACATTCTTCAGTTCTCAGTCTTCTTCTCTAAGTGCCATGTTTGTCGCTTGAGAAAGGTGACAGCACGCCATTATCAGCATTTATGGAGACGAGCACACAAATCTTCATCTTTTAGAAGTTCAATACTTCATcacaattatatttttttggttgTTTAGTGAAGTTTCACATAAACGTGTTTGCGTTTTCGTTAGGACAGATATGGATACTATAGATGCTATGCTGTTTTGGTTGCCTCTTTTATGCTCTGTTTTTTAAGTAATATAGAATGTGTGCCATCCGTTTATGATGTCTTATGCATGATCCATACTTTAAGTGACAGTTTACACGGGGAAAATTGATGTCACCTTTTGTTTTGCAGAAAGTATTAGCGTTACCACTGCTTATGAGCAGAATATTCAGAATATTGATAGCTCCCGATGGCGTGAGATGCATCTACTACGTGATGCGCTTTCTTGGGGTGAGCTTATTGACCGGGAAtagataaaagaaaaaaaatttacgtTCCTTGTCTTCAAATGATCAATGCTTGCATCTAGTACCTGGTTTCTACCGGTGGATGATATTCAAACAGTCCCATTATTGGCTATGTCCGGTCCAATTATATATTGGTAAACCATAAACTTCAGGATATCTACATCATTGTACAAAGTCAGCCGAGTAACTAGCACTTAATCAAGATTCT
Proteins encoded:
- the LOC140880895 gene encoding ATP-dependent DNA helicase Q-like 4A, whose product is MKEIHTRGGNSNGDKKSGNKPLKINWDEHANAHYDFSRQDKLLSANFLFCLPTQKPQIGEAMDARSMVCQVQDFSVQNVQVEKAWKVLSGLQLNSRNYIKPGKTLPLSERTDVTSRRATQQLSLDSKSKFSGTVRMHQSISESHAQTSKVDEDRQAVMQSGSYSTSDRFQAQTINGVACKSAAYTRATVGSKSIYSEGIVDDHVLENIDVDQIVMNHFQSSSTPQPTISKLPPFTPAVLEEKNLPPELCLNCSHNIKLGLCTEASNHLQEMKDSLINISNDLIDNIDEMSSEKVEKLRLQRQQLNKQIQQLEKYLRSTSVNEERMLPNFSAFTATNMAFQYETPSTVPFRIDPKRLDSEFQVNNEPDGIDRWGSSFSYSTDRVGISAASVGREPYVPKYVEVNYIEGSTDKKWSSRDFSWTRELEANNKRVFGNHSFRPNQREVINATMSGYDVFVLMPTGGGKSLTYQLPALICPGITLVISPLVSLIQDQIMHLLQANIPAAYLNANMDWSEQQEILRELNSDYCKYKLLYVTPEKVAKSDVLLRHLESLHARDSLARIVIDEAHCVSQWGHDFRPDYQCLGILKQKFPSIPVLALTATATISVKEDVVQALGLVNCIVFRQSFNRPNLRYSVVPKTKKCVEDIDKFIKENHFDECGIIYCLSRMDCEKVAEKLQEYGHKAAFYHGSMDTDQRAMTQRQWSKDEINIICATVAFGMGINKPDVRFVIHHSLPKSIEGYHQECGRAGRDGQPSSCVLYYSYSDYIRVKHMITQGVVEQTPFAPGYKRASTASSGRLLETNTENLLRMVSYSENNADCRRLLQLIHFGEKFDSLNCQKTCDNCSKNLSCVEKDVTEVAKQLVELVKATGQNFSSAYILEVYRGSLNQFVKKHRHETLSLHGAGKHLAKDEASRVLRHLVIEDILMEDVKKSDLYGSVSSLLKVNESRVYNLFAGGQMIKLRFPSSFKPLKSGRSEATPAKGNLPSGKQSPPPVDIPAEPHSEVDLNLSAKLYSALRMLRTVLVKEAGEGVMAYHIFGNATLQHISKRIPRSKDELLEINGIGKAKITKYGDRVLETIEATIRDFYKDKNSSSSNDSTDSKRRRQAARVSNTNSNDDDFLVESTGRSKKRLVKKVDKSLATNLNNNLECGYRYEDIDFDDSLFEVEVGEIDQNSGGRVLPSWPTT
- the LOC140883814 gene encoding uncharacterized protein — encoded protein: MESKNLDSKNSHMEVQTHKKMGFQNGDDLDIDFTSQEMEMKMEACEKKSGCWVEEMMPEEEEKMKENGVLEDFLGGCNRNNIAPVDDVCPICFDKFSVPCRTNCGHWFCAGCIMQFWMYRSSIQQCKCPLCCCIINNLAPETSQIVLPTDDDVEVLKKVRQYNGLSLGGMRGLFQKVLALPLLMSRIFRILIAPDGVRCIYYVMRFLGLLLALLYEMGEYEFIPTGGFGIERAFHVGASVLSGTLLVIGIAYRCVLRCRARRLAMLQDVHM